The following coding sequences are from one Lolium rigidum isolate FL_2022 chromosome 6, APGP_CSIRO_Lrig_0.1, whole genome shotgun sequence window:
- the LOC124668077 gene encoding uncharacterized protein LOC124668077, translating into MMLIRRSKKGHRGKKGSSAPLQSSGAVDGGASSNSRRVAPEDVLPVGTTTTGYASSRDEAFFEASPWLESDCEDDFFSVNGDATPARTFSTTASSQGTPCGPQVLPTLGAILKAEPLKPPAKIRLSDLLKEKQEAIDDADDLSRAGSSVGEDEPGRCCIPQFARVVSHKERRQGK; encoded by the exons ATGATGCTGATACGCAGGAGCAAGAAGGGTCACAGGGGGAAGAAGGGCTCGTCAGCTCCGCTGCAATCCAGTGGAGCTGTTGATGGTGGAGCTAGCTCCAACAGCAGGCGAGTAGCGCCTGAGGACGTCCTCCCAGTTGGAACCACAACTACTGGCTATG CTAGCAGCAGAGATGAAGCATTCTTTGAAGCGTCTCCTTGGTTGGAGTCGGACTGTGAAGATGATTTCTTCAGTGTAAATGGAG ATGCTACACCTGCAAGAACATTCAGTACGACCGCAAGCAGCCAGGGCACACCATGTGGGCCACAAGTGCTGCCAACGCTGGGGGCGATCCTCAAAGCTGAGCCCCTGAAGCCGCCTGCAAAGATAAGGCTCAGTGACCTCCTTAAGGAGAAGCAAGAAGCCATCGATGACGCTGATGACCTCTCGAGGGCTGGGTCTTCTGTCGGCGAAGACGAACCGGGCCGGTGCTGCATTCCTCAGTTTGCACGGGTCGTCAGCCACAAGGAGAGGAGGCAGGGAAAGTGA